The Streptomyces sp. NBC_00344 genome includes a window with the following:
- a CDS encoding DoxX family protein, which translates to MNLALWIAAGLLAAVALAGGITKTFVPKERLAAAPGGGWTGDASARFVKTLGVLEILAAAGLILPAALDIAPVLVPVTAVCWVLLMIGAMITHGRRGEAKFVMLNLIYLALAAFIAWGRFGPESFTG; encoded by the coding sequence ATGAACCTCGCGCTGTGGATCGCTGCCGGACTGCTGGCCGCAGTGGCCCTGGCCGGCGGCATCACCAAGACATTCGTGCCCAAGGAAAGACTGGCTGCGGCCCCGGGCGGGGGATGGACCGGAGACGCCAGCGCCCGCTTCGTCAAGACCCTCGGCGTCCTCGAGATCCTGGCCGCGGCAGGCCTGATCCTGCCCGCCGCCCTCGACATCGCACCGGTCCTGGTGCCGGTGACTGCCGTCTGCTGGGTCTTGCTGATGATCGGCGCGATGATCACCCACGGCCGACGCGGCGAAGCCAAGTTCGTGATGCTGAACCTGATCTATCTCGCGCTTGCAGCATTCATTGCGTGGGGCCGCTTCGGACCCGAGTCCTTCACCGGCTGA
- a CDS encoding alpha/beta fold hydrolase, translating into METQGLVSMTDEAQLRWMALGDTTRQPPVVMLHGGPGLPDYLGDVAPMVADLAPVYRYDQRGTGQSPWRGRHSFARHVDDLAELLDAWDVPKVVLIGHSYGTDLASRFCLTHSDRVAAMMLMCGPFVGDWRTGDRAERGRRMSAAQQERLRDLEELPHRTEEQEVELLTLAWFTDHSDREQGWHWAAQGARRRRPVNWAMNGELGREGRADPLDEHLAELRLCLPARTELLGGADDPRPMSALESLALRLSLPLTLIEGAGHEPWLEQHDAVRAHLRRFVQGTVGA; encoded by the coding sequence ATGGAGACGCAGGGCCTCGTGTCGATGACCGACGAGGCGCAGTTACGTTGGATGGCGCTGGGGGACACGACTCGGCAGCCGCCCGTGGTCATGCTCCATGGTGGTCCGGGGCTGCCGGACTATCTGGGCGATGTCGCCCCCATGGTCGCGGACCTCGCGCCCGTGTACCGGTACGACCAGCGTGGCACGGGCCAATCCCCGTGGCGGGGCCGCCATTCCTTCGCCCGGCATGTCGACGATCTCGCCGAGCTGCTCGACGCATGGGACGTGCCCAAGGTCGTACTGATTGGGCACTCCTACGGCACTGACCTGGCGAGCCGGTTCTGTCTGACGCACTCTGACCGGGTTGCCGCGATGATGCTGATGTGCGGGCCATTCGTCGGTGATTGGCGTACCGGGGATCGGGCGGAGCGCGGCCGTCGTATGTCCGCAGCGCAGCAGGAGCGGCTACGCGACTTGGAGGAGTTGCCGCACCGCACGGAGGAGCAGGAAGTCGAGCTGCTCACGCTGGCTTGGTTCACCGACCACTCCGATCGCGAACAGGGGTGGCACTGGGCCGCGCAGGGTGCCCGGCGGCGTCGCCCCGTCAACTGGGCTATGAACGGTGAACTTGGCAGGGAAGGACGTGCGGACCCGCTCGATGAGCATCTTGCCGAGCTGCGCTTGTGCCTGCCCGCGCGAACGGAGCTTCTCGGTGGGGCCGACGATCCCCGCCCTATGTCGGCTCTTGAATCACTCGCGCTCCGGCTCAGTCTTCCGCTGACGCTGATCGAGGGCGCTGGGCACGAGCCCTGGTTGGAGCAGCACGACGCCGTGCGTGCGCACCTTCGGCGATTCGTGCAAGGCACGGTGGGCGCATAG